One Vanessa atalanta chromosome 15, ilVanAtal1.2, whole genome shotgun sequence genomic window, GTAACAACGTGAACAATTACACTATATTATGTCTATATAAATTActcagaattattttttatttgtaaatttcattCTATTTTAGTCTGGTTTTTTGGAATCACATGAATCTGATATCttataaatttcgaatttaaaactaatacagagtttgttttaataagtaatCTTATGtactatacacatatattataaagtagctTAATATGTTAATAGAGTAAATAACATTTCACCTCCAAACATGCTATACCTACTTAATCTTTAGGAATAAAATAGAAGTTTAGATTCGatgttgtaatatataaagattaatgaATGCAACCGCTAAGAAGCGTTTTCATATAGTATAATACGAACaatgtaaatttgtttatttaaaacgaccGTCCCTGCCTTATTCGCATCTGTTGGCTCGTTCCCCGTTATTTATTATGACGTTGATGATAGAAGTATGACACTTTTGCGGAATAGAGTGAATAACTATGACATTAAAATTGCTGCTACTAGCTGAGTTATCTTGATGTTCAGTACATTAATGTATTATGTTATAAGATCCTGTCCATCTTAAAGCCGGCAAAGTTTATAGCATTGCCCAACATTAGCATagaaattatagttatttttgtcCTATGTAAAATGTAACTACAATTGTTTATATTGATTCATAAAAATTACGACGAAGTTGACTATGAAATCTGCGGTTTCTTGTCTTCTTTGCTATTATGCGTGCACACAGCACGTTTTGCAGGTGCGGcaaacttttgaaaaaaattattaaaactttacattttaacataaaaaaattgatatttagtaaaaaaaaaatatatagaaagacTTCTAAAGTGTAAGAAAACCGTTTGTAAAAgtgatacttaaattatttaagtacattCGTGAAAATGGACGAGAGGCATTCGTCGGACATTAAtttgtttgacatttttatttataaattaaacatgtttAGAGATAAAACGACATTGATTAGAATAGCTATTAGTTAAACGCACTCACACTTAATGTTTTGTTCACATAATACAATAATGCTTAcaacaatacattattatacatatactataaatcattttacataatacataatgcaaatattctaaatatggCTGACTCTATTTTTTCCTATagcaaattgaaaaaaaaaatctgactgCGTGAAATTCGTTTGACATTgacatcacaattttttttacgaatatattGTACATGCCCATTGTTACTAATATTGTTCTTAActctacataaatattattacacttatTCAACAAAATGAAACCTTTGTCCTCAAATGTGAGGTGACTTTGAGACAAGTTTTTGCTTGTACTTAGAACTCCATATGAtgaaaaaaatgacaaattccgagttttaatgaaaaatgctCAGCAAATTCATTAAGCCAATACCACTTATTACCTATACACACTAATTCTATACATTACGTAAATTATGGGGCCTCACCTCTTATGGGAGAGTCATTTTTCCCCATCCAATATATACAAACACTGTAGAATAAGAATATACAATACCAAACTGTGGTCCTGAGTCACGTCGATGTCTCTTAACACAGTTTGTTGGTACTACTGGTGGAGGCCTTGTTGGATGGTTTACACCTATTTCACCATTTCCAAAACATCCAATAATTCTCGTGTTCGGGAAAACTGCTCGGAAACATTCTTGTTCCCATTTATGTTTCTGATCCCGACCCACACAAGAGAGTTTGATTACAACGCTGTACTCAAATTTTGGAACTTTCTTTGAGAactgtagaaaaaataaatattttaataaagaaagatAATAAAGATAGTCTGTTATACcatacagatttaaaaatagttatcatGCCTGTACACAACAATAAAGTTCTGTGCTTACCTCATTAATAGCCTGCTGTATTTTAGCCTTTGTCCAGTCTGATGATTCAAGAATGAATGAatacatatcaaaattatactCATTGCATGGAGATTCTTTTGGGATAGTAAATAAACCAATTGAGATCAAATTTTCACTAATAAAATCATTCCCTTTATTAACAGCGTCCACAATTCCATCAATATCCCTCTGTTCAAATATTGTATCCTCAATGATACAGCCCCCTAAAGCATAAGGTACATTGGGTTGCCTAAAAGAATTAACATCCAATTTCAATGAAACACatatgctttttttaatatacaaattggaAATGAGTAAAGTTTGATTGCcaaaataaaactaagttattaaactttttttttttaatacaaattaatttataaatgtcatttttagTTTATCCACTAATAGTGATTCCAAATCtgataatacattatttataaatcgaaaCAAATCTgttatgttacaattttattttatacaaatttagttTAGCCATAAACAACCGTTTTcgacattacaataataattgaaatgttaaataaagaaaaatagaaaattatgaaatatttatcccTGACATTTATCAGTCTgggaataaaaaaacataatacttacacatcctttaaataatttaaaaatacaatatcctCAACAGATCTCAATAGATACTTATCGGTAACATATACAAGGACACCCTTAAAGGTTCTCTCTTTTGCTATTTCATCCACAGTATTATAGAAGTCATCTTGCATATTACCATTTGACTTCAAGTTTATTGTATGAAACTTTACATCGGGTATTACCGGAATGTATAATCCCCCAATGAATGGATGTGATTTTAGGTTTGTAAGTGTATGTTCAAATGTCACAGACTGTGGCAGAggcatatatgtaatataatctgatcttataatattcatacagTCCTTCGGAGCACAGCTGATTTTATGTACCACATCAATCACTGAAAAACAGTtgttaatgaatgaaaaaaaaaatgaaagtataatttaaatttaaaaatacatattttcaacTTACAACAATGTTCCTTTTTACATGGACGAAGACATGGACTTGGTTTTATTAACTTACACTGACAGGACATATTAAATCCAGATGTATTAACAAATGCCATAACCACCATAGGATTATTGTGGAATTTTCCAGATTGCTTGTAGACAGTTCCACATGTTAAAGAATGAGTTCGAAAGTCTGTTACAAAATCGCCAGGACCTAATTGCTCTCTCCTTAATGTTTGCACAGCAGAATTCCACGTAGTGCAAACCAGTTCACAGAGCAGCTTGTCTTGCCATGATAGATTACTAAGTATTTCCTTCACAATGATATAGTTTAGAATCACTTTGTCTAttaaattactactacactTTAAAGGTTCTTCTTGTCTgacaagattatttttgttaatcagTGCAAAAATATGCTCGTCCAGTGGTACTTTAACACATTTAGCACTCATAACTTCAGTCACTGCACCTTCAGTATTTTCATGGTCCTGCTCCCCCGATCCCGAGTATGTAACGTTCTGGGAGTTGGCGGACATGTCTGTTTTGTTAAATTTCCGTCACAATCTCGTCATCACTACCACGACGAATAGGATCTCCTTTTAACAAGgccaaa contains:
- the LOC125069345 gene encoding uncharacterized protein LOC125069345; its protein translation is MSANSQNVTYSGSGEQDHENTEGAVTEVMSAKCVKVPLDEHIFALINKNNLVRQEEPLKCSSNLIDKVILNYIIVKEILSNLSWQDKLLCELVCTTWNSAVQTLRREQLGPGDFVTDFRTHSLTCGTVYKQSGKFHNNPMVVMAFVNTSGFNMSCQCKLIKPSPCLRPCKKEHCLIDVVHKISCAPKDCMNIIRSDYITYMPLPQSVTFEHTLTNLKSHPFIGGLYIPVIPDVKFHTINLKSNGNMQDDFYNTVDEIAKERTFKGVLVYVTDKYLLRSVEDIVFLNYLKDVQPNVPYALGGCIIEDTIFEQRDIDGIVDAVNKGNDFISENLISIGLFTIPKESPCNEYNFDMYSFILESSDWTKAKIQQAINEFSKKVPKFEYSVVIKLSCVGRDQKHKWEQECFRAVFPNTRIIGCFGNGEIGVNHPTRPPPVVPTNCVKRHRRDSGPQFGIVYSYSTVFVYIGWGKMTLP